AACCTAAAATCTTTCACAAAATAGGCGATTATAAACCAACCGGAAAACAAATCATACGATTTCAGTTTGTAGACAGCCTCGTAGAGAAAGCTAAAATTTTGAGACAGACCAAGGATATAACGGGAGGGTTGGCACGAAATATGCTCCAAGGAGGCAGAAAATTGGAGAAAAATATGGATTCCCTGCCTGTCACCCAAGAAAAGCTCTACCTAGAATTGACCCTTCTGGCCAAGGACATGGAAAATTACTACCACATCTTGCTTAAAGAAAACGATTTAATTCATCAGAAGGAAAATGGATGTCTGGTCGAACTTAAAAACACCATGGCTTTGACCGAAGAAGCCTTGAACGAACGGCTGGAAAAAGCTCTTTACGCAGCAGCTCTTTATCTTGCGTTGAAAATCAAAGAACGGTCCAGCAGCAGTAAAGAAACTTTGGAGCTCGACGCCCTTTGGAAGATTTTAGACCACCCTCTGCTTGACGAACCCTTTGTCAAAAAGCAACTCAGCGATCTTAATCTCTTGAAAGAACGTTTGGCTCTCCTCACCACCTGGAATCGGGAAATCAAAGAGAAGGGACCCTGCCCCTGAAATGCACATTCCTCACCCTACGCAATGGGGGCTGTCTCTAAACAGTTCAGAAAGCAAAAGGCGGTGGCAAGCCGCTCACCCCTTCGACGATTTCTGGGCATTTAAGATAGGGGTGAGCTCTTCAATAAGCTGCCGTGCGCGGGAATCCCAGGTGTGATGCTTAAGCACTTTCGCCCTTCCGGCCTTCGTAATCGCATCCCTTAAAGAGTCATTCGACAAATATTCATTGATTTGGTCGTTAATTTTGTCCATCTCGGGATAACTGAACATGGCGATCTCTTTACCATTCTCAAAGTTCTCCTTAAAGAAGAGGTTCTCGTCCGTCAGGGGGAGGGCGCCGAGCGCCAGACTGACTAGTACTCTCTCATGGGAACCATTGCGGATCCACGGACAGATGTTGAGCACGATCTTGCTCTGTTTGATGATTTCCATGGCCTGCCCGTACGGAACCGGTTCATGGAAAATGATGTTGGGCATGTCCTTTCCAATGAAATGCTTCCAACTCTTTCCTTCCACCCCGGCTCCGAAAACATGAACTTCCGCATCTTTGACCGAGCGGAGAAGCTGAATGCGGCTAATCCCTTTCAGGTACATTTCCAGATCATCGAAAACAGTAGGAAAGTCAACCTGCCTCGGATCGATCGCGCCCTTCAGCTCTATCTGCCGGTCGAGGGAATAGACAAAAGCCTGCACATACCAGGTTGAATTATCCGCCATCGTTGCCTCGATCGCCTCATTCATCGCTTCAAGGATGATAGGAGGGTACTTCTCCTTCCACTCATTGCGCATCTCCTCATAATCGATCAAGGAGTTCAGCATCACGACGTCGTAGGTCTTCAGCGGTTCCGGATCAGGGGAGAGCTCCCTTTCCACTCCATGCGGGACAAAGAGCACATTTTTGCTTTTGACTCCTTTAAAGAAGTCGCATGTGTAGCGGTCGGTGCAGGAAATGATGGTATTGGGGCTTTGGATAAGGGGAAAAAACTGATTTTGCGAATCGACCAAAAAGGCGACATGGGGAATGCCAATCAGATCGCAGAAAAAACGGCCCTCATCATCGGGTAGAAGTCCGTTGAAGGAAAGGGTGCAGTCGGGTTTGTTGCTGAGCAATCTGTCTAAAAAAGGCTTCGGATTATTCCATTCGGCCTCCAGAATCGTCGATTCAACACCCTGTCTCGTGAAAGCCTCTGCCAATTTTTCCGTAAAATGGTGTAAAACGCCGTATTGGCTGCGCGGCGGCATGAAGAGATCGATTTTTCCAACCATACAAAAGACCCGCTCTGTGATTCAGTATTATCGACTCCCGTTTTACCCTCAGCCCGCTTC
This genomic stretch from Estrella lausannensis harbors:
- a CDS encoding glycosyltransferase, which translates into the protein MVGKIDLFMPPRSQYGVLHHFTEKLAEAFTRQGVESTILEAEWNNPKPFLDRLLSNKPDCTLSFNGLLPDDEGRFFCDLIGIPHVAFLVDSQNQFFPLIQSPNTIISCTDRYTCDFFKGVKSKNVLFVPHGVERELSPDPEPLKTYDVVMLNSLIDYEEMRNEWKEKYPPIILEAMNEAIEATMADNSTWYVQAFVYSLDRQIELKGAIDPRQVDFPTVFDDLEMYLKGISRIQLLRSVKDAEVHVFGAGVEGKSWKHFIGKDMPNIIFHEPVPYGQAMEIIKQSKIVLNICPWIRNGSHERVLVSLALGALPLTDENLFFKENFENGKEIAMFSYPEMDKINDQINEYLSNDSLRDAITKAGRAKVLKHHTWDSRARQLIEELTPILNAQKSSKG